In the genome of Podospora pseudocomata strain CBS 415.72m chromosome 2 map unlocalized CBS415.72m_2.2, whole genome shotgun sequence, one region contains:
- a CDS encoding uncharacterized protein (EggNog:ENOG503NX8R; COG:S): MAPTSPPPPTWATLGRATVLTLTPHLLPRDHSVISKRALAVTDAQKVTLGVIAAYVVGIAILWNVPYIRWILWPFKMLVIAFHEFGHAITCVLTGGKVKSISLDPREGGVTHMQGGRSGLTLPAGYLGSSLIGALLTFAGFNINASKVASIVIGVAFLMTVWWGRRDWLTVGTVAAAVGLLVGCWFIRGAEALRFVVLFIGVMSSLYSVWDICDDLILRKVNSSDASVFAKRYGGSSQCWGVIWSVISLCFMAAGIVAGIAAFPQSAEQQREDAQKFIPTRF, from the exons atgGCTCCCacaagcccaccaccaccaacctggGCAACCCTCGGCCGCGCAACCGTGCTCACCCTCAcaccccacctcctcccccgagaCCACTCAGTCATCTCCAAACGCGCCCTCGCCGTAACCGACGCCCAAAAAGTCACCCTCGGCGTCATCGCCGCCTACGTAGTCGGCATCGCCATCCTCTGGAACGTGCCCTACATCCGGTGGATCCTCTGGCCCTTCAAGATGCTCGTCATCGCCTTTCACGAGTTCGGGCACGCAATCACTTGTGTGCTCACCGGCGGGAAGGTCAAGTCCATATCCCTTGACCCcagagaggggggggtgacGCACATGCAGGGTGGGAGGTCAGGATTAACTCTACCGGCCGGGTACCTCGGGAGTTCGCTCATCGGGGCGTTGCTCACGTTTGCGGGTTTTAACATCAATGCGAGCAAGGTTGCGAGCATTGTTATCGGGGTGGCGTTTTTGATGACggtttggtgggggaggagggattggcTCACGGTCGggacggtggcggcggcggttgggttgttggtggggtgTTGGTTTATCAGGGGggcggaggcgttgaggtttgtggtgttgtttaTTGGGGTTATGAGCAGTTTGTATAGTGTTTGGGATATT TGCGATGATTTGATCCTGAGAAAGGTTAATAGTTCGGACGCGAGTGTGTTTGCAAAGAGGTATGGGGGGTCGAGTCAGTGTTGGGGGGTTATCTGGTCGGTGATTTCGCTGTGTTTTATGGCGGCGGGCATTGTGGCGGGCATTGCGGCTTTTCCGCAGAGTGCGgagcagcagagggaggatgcGCAGAAGTTTATTCCGACGAGGTTTTGA
- a CDS encoding uncharacterized protein (EggNog:ENOG503NXE3): MTPTLSSWKGGSRMVWSQLWTTVVTCVLLVSPVNSQQTGNNPDWPRWCGKVYEAGYPNFDPGGQTVEPPPHPCGCPLLHVQFQPRYSLYVSTETTGEFVVNAAFSPYHGTIWPPTNSTTRWADRLVFSINSAETDAPLVQATVPVNTTGNRFQFNLSHLGPPRLEPYPVVLYGAPESGQPSWTATANVSYLPDKTNGSITRIDSWKGGLWVKNAASNNTFEPYLPYGFYASHDNFLRENDTKLIDAYRDLGLTGMVPLASWAEIPEVLSHMDGIDLKYMYNLRYGYKNLSYVEENVLRARGKEGLFAYWTADEPDGWQDPFHLPVAARSRIRELDPYHPSVITLNCQNYHFAQYSSGADILMSDVYPIGINATFSKWNTACNLTHGDCGCDNCLGIVQDVPSRLDTLGQHERWLGLWPKTKFHNPQSFHGQDYWLRDPTVGEEHAMNVLAFNHGAKGIISWLWPTSTVLAEAHGQLAKVVTGGMVRGFLVGGDQVEGPRGVGTRVRGNERVEVVDAALVVDEGLPALATSLVLVALRG; encoded by the exons ATGACACCAACGTTATCTAGTTGGAAAGGTGGAAGCAGGATGGTTTGGTCACAGCTATGGACAACCGTGGTGACGTGCGTGCTGCTGGTATCACCGGTGAATTCTCAACAGACGGGAAATAACCCAGATTGGCCGAGATGGTGCGGGAAGGTGTATGAAGCTGG GTATCCCAACTTCGACCCAGGCGGACAGACAGTcgaaccccctccccatccctgcggctgccctctcctccacgtCCAGTTCCAGCCCCGATATAGCCTCTACGTTTCCACCGAAACAACCGGTGAATTCGTCGTCAATGCTGCCTTCTCCCCGTACCACGGCACCATCTGGCCGCCTACCAACTCCACGACCCGGTGGGCCGACAGGCTCGTCTTCTCCATCAACTCAGCCGAGACCGACGCCCCTTTGGTTCAAGCAACTGTTCCAGTCAACACAACAGGCAACCGCTTCCAGTTCAACCTTTCCCATCTCGGCCCCCCCAGACTTGAGCCCTACCCGGTCGTTCTCTACGGCGCCCCGGAGTCAGGTCAGCCAAGCTGGACGGCAACAGCCAACGTCTCGTATTTGCCGGATAAAACAAACGGGAGCATCACCCGGATCGACAGCTGGAAAGGCGGGCTTTGGGTGAAGAACGCCGCTTCGAACAATACCTTTGAGCCGTACCTACCGTATGGGTTCTACGCCTCGCACGACAACTTCCTACGAGAAAACGACACCAAGCTGATCGATGCGTACCGAGACTTGGGGCTGACGGGGATGGTGCCCCTGGCCAGTTGGGCCGAGATTCCGGAGGTGTTGAGTCACATGGATGGAATTGATCTGAAATACATGTACAACCTCCGCTATGGGTACAAGAACCTGAGCTATGTCGAGGAGAACGTTCTCCGGGCGAGGGGCAAGGAGGGGCTTTTTGCGTACTGGACCGCGGATGA ACCGGACGGCTGGCAAgaccccttccacctccccgtcgCCGCCCGATCCAGGATCCGGGAGCTGGACCCGTACCACCCCAGCGTCATCACCCTAAACTGCCAAAACTACCACTTCGCCCAGTACAGCTCCGGCGCCGACATCCTCATGTCAGACGTCTACCCCATCGGCATAAACGCCACCTTCTCCAAATGGAACACCGCCTGCAACCTCACCCACGGCGACTGCGGCTGCGACAACTGCCTCGGCATCGTCCAGGACGTCCCCTCCCGCCTCGACACTTTGGGCCAGCACGAACGCTGGCTCGGCCTCTGGCCCAAGACAAAattccacaacccccaaagtTTCCACGGGCAGGATTACTGGCTGAGGGACCCCAccgtgggggaggagcacGCGATGAATGTTTTGGCTTTTAACCATGGTGCCAAGGGGATCATAAGCTGGCTTTGGCCGACGAGCACTGTCCTTGCGGAGGCGCATGGGCAGTTGGCCAAGGTTGTGacgggggggatggtgagggggtttCTTGTCGGGGGTGATCAAGTCgaggggccgaggggggtgggaacgagggtgagggggaatGAGAGGGTTGAGGTCGTCGACGCGGCG tTGGTGGTTGACGAGGGACTACCGGCGTTGGCAACGAGTCTTGTTCTGGTCGCCCTCAGGGGTTGA
- a CDS encoding uncharacterized protein (COG:P; EggNog:ENOG503NV60), producing MATTDDRLEEKPPYGVDVDTEKNTTAVTTNDGPVAAWTRIRDLAHKAIVFGRVELRGVAPIPVKERTVDRTINIFTLWWSMNANILPIAFGMIGPASGLSLRDSSLVILFFVLLTTLLPAYLATLGPKTGMRQMIQARYSFGRYIVSIPVFLNLATMTGFCIIIAVIGGQCLSAVADGNLSVTVGIVIISLVTLVISFCGYKWLHIYERYAWIPAFIAIIVAAGCGGRDLANQVPAEPAKASAVLSYGMIMASYMVPWACLASDFTTYLKPDTSSVKIFCYSYFGLATPTILLMTLGAAVGGAIPNNPTWQDKYNETLVGGILDAMLAPAGGFGKFLVVVLAFTLLGNLAATSYSITLNFQMLVPVLFKVPRYMFSIVLVAIMIPVSIAAADDFFLNMENFLALIGYWSSAFLGVVLVEHFVYRKGDCGRYDPEAWNDAGLLPWGVAALGSVALSFAVVVPSMAQVWWTGPIARTTGDIGFELAFVVSGLLYVPLRWVERRHLGR from the exons ATGGCCACCACGGACGACAGGCTGGAGGAAAAACCACCAtacggtgttgatgttgatacCGAGAAGAACACGACAgcagtcaccaccaacgatgGCCCTGTTGCCGCTTGGACTCGGATCCGTGATCTTGCTCACAAGGCCATTGTCTTTGGGCGAGTTGAGTTGAGAGGTGTGGCGCCGATTCCTGTCAAGGAGAGGACGGTGGATAGGACGATCAATATTTTCACGTTGTGGTGGTCTATGAATGCTAATATCTTGCC TATCGCCTTTGGCATGATCGGACCTGCCTCTGGGCTCAGTCTTAGAGACAGCTCCCTTGTCATCTTGTTCTTCGTCCTGTTGACCACCCTCCTGCCGGCCTACCTCGCAACCTTGGGACCAAAAACCGGCATGAGACAAATGATCCAAGCCAGATACAGCTTCGG CCGCTACATCGTCTCCATTcccgtcttcctcaacctggCCACCATGACCGGCTtctgcatcatcatcgctGTCATCGGTGGCCAATGCCTCTCCGCCGTAGCCGACGGCAACCTCTCCGTCACAGTCGGCATagtcatcatctccctcgtcaccctcgtCATCTCCTTCTGCGGCTACAAGTGGCTCCACATCTACGAGCGCTACGCCTGGATCCCGGCCTTtatcgccatcatcgtcgccgCCGGCTGCGGAGGAAGGGACCTCGCCAACCAGGTCCCTGCCGAACCGGCCAAAGCCTCCGCTGTTCTGTCTTATGGCATGATCATGGCTTCGTACATGGTCCCCTGGGCGTGCCTCGCATCCGATTTCACCACTTACCTCAAGCCCGACACGTCTTCTGTCAAGATCTTTTGCTACTCTTACTTTGGCCTGGCGACCCCAACGATTCTGCTAATGACGTTGGGCGCGGCTGTCGGTGGTGCGATCCCGAACAATCCCACCTGGCAGGACAAGTACAACGAGACGCTTGTCGGCGGCATCCTGGACGCTATGCTCGCTCCGGCGGGCGGGTTCGGGAAGTTCCTCGTTGTTGTCCTTGCTTTTACCCTGCTTGGGAACCTGGCGGCGACGTCATACAGCATCACGCTCAACTTCCAGATGTTGGTGCCGGTGCTGTTCAAGGTGCCCAGGTATATGTTTAGTATTGTGCTCGTGGCGATCATGATACCTGTTAGCATCGCGGCAGCGGACGATTTTTTTCTGAACATGGAGAATTTTCTTGCGTTGATTGGGTACTGGAGTTCGGcgtttttgggggtggtgctggtggagcATTTTGTGTATAGGAAGGGGGATTGTGGAAGGTATGATCCTGAGGCGTGGAACGATGCGGGTTTGCTACCTTGGGGGGTGGCGGCGCTGGGGAGTGTGGCGTTGAGCTTTGCGGTTGTGGTGCCGAGTATGGCGCAGGTGTGGTGGACGGGGCCGATTGCGAGGACGACGGGGGATATTGGGTTTGAGTTGGCTTTTGTTGTGTCGGGGCTGTTGTATGTGCCTTTgaggtgggtggagaggaggcatttggggaggtga
- a CDS encoding uncharacterized protein (EggNog:ENOG503PZ37), translated as MDSVRCSHKELPPYLYRIQGRTTETQYNQSGGLEARDTTTLFGRTSGQDKFSEAVYNQFDWYLGGRTQFISFFSSKIHAICWGRKLKKWGRRSHSDDDWSILTIDTSCLENTYVFKLSTVIDELGVQIPQKAGDAHKDDAYFCLYRVPPCAIVSKKTGSELDPSDSIGR; from the coding sequence ATGGATTCCGTCCGCTGTTCACACAAAGAACTTCCTCCCTACCTCTACCGGATACAGGGAAGGACAACCGAAACACAATATAACCAATCCGGCGGTCTCGAAGCTAGGGACACCACGACACTATTTGGGAGGACATCAGGCCAGGACAAATTCAGCGAAGCTGTCTACAACCAATTTGACTGGTATCTCGGAGGCCGCACTCAATTCATCTCTTTCTTTTCAAGCAAAATCCATGCAATCTGTTGGGGGCGTAAACTCAAGAAATGGGGACGAAGAAGCCacagtgatgatgactggagcatcctcaccatcgaCACATCTTGCCTCGAAAACACGTACGTGTTCAAGCTCAGCACAGTGATTGATGAGTTGGGGGTACAAATCCCGCAAAAGGCAGGGGATGCCCATAAGGATGATGCATATTTCTGCCTGTACAGAGTGCCACCTTGTGCGATAGTCAGCAAGAAGACGGGAAGCGAACTCGACCCGTCCGACAGTATAGGTAGGTAA
- a CDS encoding uncharacterized protein (EggNog:ENOG503NYGQ; COG:S), with the protein MTLKDCATPGIKVALIDDGVDYKDLPDCNFIGGQSFSTRDRTRNLIHPFYASSIGHGTAMARHIYFMCPGAEIYVLRLDDYPDMDNSNIQRITAKSAAKAIKVAVRKGVDIISMSWTIEPSGTNSKDDQDLERAISAAAAQGILMFCSAPDRGAKQTDTFPSKAAPGRIFTIGAASTWGNSVPAVGSLDGITFTLPGDKVSIPGIEKASIAYKDGVSGSSVATALGAGLAALILYCVKVHHALTKPGPEKDRIQEDFEALKKHENMLKAINGIGITADTKFVMVWNVFGPKGRQKKEWSAGNEYITLIGEVGKILCTKLL; encoded by the coding sequence ATGACTCTGAAAGACTGTGCAACCCCAGGCATCAAGGTTGCCTTGATCGACGACGGTGTGGACTACAAAGATCTCCCGGACTGCAACTTCATCGGCGGACAAAGCTTTTCCACGCGAGACAGGACCCgcaacctcatccaccctTTTTACGCCTCAAGCATCGGTCATGGCACCGCCATGGCGAGGCACATCTACTTCATGTGCCCCGGTGCTGAGATCTACGTCTTGCGACTGGATGACTATCCTGACATGGATAATTCCAACATCCAACGCATCACAGCCAAAAGCGCAGCCAAAGCCATCAAGGTGGCAGTCCGAAAGGGCGTCGACATCATATCCATGTCATGGACCATTGAGCCTTCTGGCACCAACTCCAAAGACGACCAGGATCTGGAACGCGCAATctctgccgctgctgcccagGGCATTCTCATGTTTTGTTCCGCTCCTGACCGTGGAGCAAAACAGACAGacaccttcccctccaaaGCTGCACCCGGGAGGATCTTCACCATCGGTGCGGCATCCACGTGGGGTAACTCCGTTCCGGCAGTCGGGAGCTTGGATGGCATAACCTTTACTCTCCCCGGTGACAAAGTCAGCATCCCCGGCATTGAAAAGGCTAGCATAGCATACAAGGATGGTGTATCGGGGTCATCTGTCGCAACGGCTCTGGGAGCAGGTTTAGCAGCGTTGATCCTGTACTGTGTGAAGGTTCATCATGCTCTCACCAAACCTGGTCCGGAAAAAGACAGGATACAAGAAGATTTCGAAGCGTTGAAAAAGCATGAGAACAtgctcaaggccatcaaTGGCATTGGTATAACGGCCGACACGAAGTTTGTCATGGTATGGAATGTCTTTGGGCCCAAGGGACGTCAAAAGAAAGAGTGGTCTGCTGGCAACGAGTACATTACACTGATcggtgaggttgggaagATTTTGTGTACGAAGCTGCTGTAA
- a CDS encoding uncharacterized protein (EggNog:ENOG503Q4VU; COG:S), giving the protein MDGNLCPYAIRAWVHHVAQVSDESSKHALIAKLLGEQPTRNLAAAYWAVSNRATRSPSPPKTLFPVFASYGLWNLVQPLDEDDAKLGLLEAASKGQVEVSKAILERFIFSQEILLEVLVSAGESGNETLLLELVDYVLAKSPAHDSISWPNHVLHRAVWLGLDRFLEKMLGLGVNVEDEFHLPHSSRPMSLLYRSVASSHPSAAQILIKHGANVEYKTRWDWRVMHVAAAVGNADMVQTLIETAKPNLEAEDEDGRTPLYHACVWGHHKAADVLLQNGADANMGSREGVWSPLAAAADDGYDKCVELLLAKGANPNSRNTYGSVLRYAAIKGHTNVCRILLDAGANPNNPEAEVPILSEVIQASTKESTFLDTLKVLVDRGANVNAQSSSGVSPLMLAACHVNGPDIIPVLLDREADIELADESGETALHYAVRDGADVGALTLLLERNANPNHLNKSQKATILQRAISNHDFVRVLLKHGADQNLPTETGFTPLMHAAFGQYDTSLELLLEHGTSVDKAHENVDHWRGYTAIAFAVRFGTAKAVRALAEHGADLRWKGSTENPQGLQPLFTTAVATGDTDTINVLLEYPTRIDIVATDGDGWSALHYLGTDITMYKRIVNAGADVNSRVDRKDTPLSRAAWAGELEKATYLLQHNADVDLGHRRVGSPLTQACRAANLQMVKLLVEHGADINHSCEGIAGTPLSAVCVAYGHSDPSQVEEVIRYLFEKGVDVNAAGGLFRYPILAAAYNAPVNVVNQFLQKGAKVNTKDGMGRSPIHMAACRGGTENMEALLQAGGDIKATDGHQRTALHWAAAAGRASVVKMLLARDDTNVDAPDVDGWTPLCWAARGGECWLSDSKVGESSNQSDVIRMLLLHGANRSTFVSISNKKWTPLKIARFCRVDDDEVIQLLSNGVDGPLNPSPQGEEYDSLKGNQRTGYCDFCQWVSQIKPIICTLQPENDTDINMNTYPNTAPHWVGIQLQDL; this is encoded by the coding sequence ATGGATGGTAACTTGTGTCCATATGCCATTCGAGCCTGGGTTCATCATGTCGCACAGGTTTCTGATGAGTCTTCGAAGCATGCGCTTATAGCGAAGCTCCTCGGCGAACAGCCCACGCGGAACTTGGCTGCCGCATATTGGGCTGTCTCTAACAGAGCGACCAGAagcccttctccaccaaagACGCTGTTCCCTGTGTTTGCCAGCTATGGGCTGTGGAATCTTGTTCAGCCcctggatgaagatgacgcAAAGCTGGGGTTGCTCGAAGCCGCGAGCAAAGGCCAAGTTGAAGTCTCAAAAGCGATACTGGAAAGGTTCATTTTTTCCCAGGAGATTCTCCTCGAGGTTCTCGTCAGCGCTGGAGAGTCTGGCAACGAAACGCTTCTTCTAGAGCTTGTAGACTACGTCCTAGCAAAAAGTCCCGCGCACGACAGTATATCCTGGCCGAACCACGTGCTGCATAGAGCAGTATGGCTTGGTCTGGACCGCTTTTTGGAAAAGATGCTTGGGCTTGGCGTCAACGTGGAAGATGAATTCCACTTGCCACATTCTTCACGGCCTATGTCTCTGCTGTACCGGTCCGTCGCATCTTCGCACCCAAGCGCCGCCCAAATTCTTATCAAGCATGGTGCCAATGTTGAATACAAGACGAGATGGGATTGGAGAGTAATGCATGTGGCCGCAGCCGTCGGTAATGCCGACATGGTCCAGACGCTTATAGAAACAGCAAAGCCCAATCtcgaagccgaggatgaggacggtCGAACTCCACTGTATCACGCGTGCGTTTGGGGACATCACAAAGCCGCCGATGTTTTGCTGCAGAACGGCGCTGACGCAAACATGGGAAGCCGTGAAGGCGTATGGTCACCTTTAGCAGCAGCGGCTGACGACGGGTATGACAAATGCGTCGAGCTTCTGTTAGCCAAGGGGGCCAACCCAAATTCCAGAAACACTTATGGGTCGGTACTTCGGTATGCCGCAATAAAGGGTCACACAAACGTTTGTCGCATCTTACTGGATGCTGGAGCCAATCCCAACAACCCGGAAGCCGAGGTACCAATCCTGAGCGAGGTTATCCAGGCGTCCACCAAGGAAAGTACCTTTCTGGATACCTTAAAGGTCCTCGTCGACAGAGGCGCCAATGTTAACGCCCAGAGCTCTTCAGGAGTGTCTCCCCTGATGCTGGCCGCTTGTCACGTCAATGGTCCAGATATCATCCCAGTACTTCTGGATCGAGAGGCCGATATTGAGCTCGCGGATGAGAGTGGAGAGACGGCACTTCACTATGCAGTTCGGGATGGCGCAGATGTTGGCGCCCTCACACTTCTTCTGGAGCGCAACGCAAACCCCAATCACCTGAACAAGAGTCAAAAGGCAACGATACTACAACGTGCTATTTCGAATCATGACTTCGTTCGCGTCCTTCTGAAGCATGGGGCAGACCAGAATCTTCCAACTGAAACTGGGTTCACCCCTCTGATGCATGCCGCGTTCGGGCAATATGACACCAGCTTGGAACTGCTCCTGGAGCATGGGACAAGTGTAGACAAGGCTCACGAGAATGTCGATCATTGGCGGGGCTATACGGCGATTGCCTTTGCTGTTCGATTTGGGACAGCCAAAGCTGTTAGAGCGTTGGCAGAACACGGGGCTGACCTGAGGTGGAAAGGGTCAACTGAAAACCCTCAGGGTCTTCAGCCCCTATTCACAACCGCAGTGGCGACAGGCGATACAGACACCATCAACGTCCTGCTCGAGTACCCCACCAGGATCGACATAGTGGCCACAGACGGCGACGGTTGGTCGGCTCTGCACTACCTGGGTACCGATATCACAATGTACAAACGTATTGTAAATGCTGGGGCCGACGTTAACAGCCGGGTCGACAGGAAGGATACCCCACTCTCTAGAGCAGCTTGGGCTGGGGAGCTCGAAAAGGCGACTTATCTTCTGCAACACAACGCTGATGTTGACCTAGGCCATAGGCGCGTGGGTTCCCCTCTCACCCAGGCGTGTCGTGCGGCAAATCTCCAGATGGTGAAGCTACTGGTGGAACACGGGGCCGACATAAATCATAGCTGTGAAGGCATTGCTGGGACACCATTATCAGCGGTGTGTGTTGCGTATGGGCACAGCGATCCTAGTCAGGTCGAGGAGGTGATTCGTTATCTCTTTGAAAAGGGCGTCGATGTCAACGCAGCGGGAGGCTTGTTTCGGTATCCAATCCTAGCAGCGGCTTATAATGCACCTGTGAATGTGGTGAACCAGTTTTTGCAGAAAGGGGCCAAAGTCAACACgaaagatgggatgggtcGCTCACCGATACACATGGCAGCCTGTCGCGGCGGTACCGAGAACATGGAAGCACTTTTGCAAGCTGGTGGAGACATCAAGGCCACCGACGGGCATCAACGAACAGCACTTCactgggcagcagcagctggccgTGCATCGGTGGTCAAGATGCTGCTTGCCCGCGACGATACAAACGTGGATGCTCCTGACGTTGACGGCTGGACCCCCCTCTGTTGGGCAGCACGTGGAGGGGAATGTTGGCTTAGTGACAGTAAAGTAGGCGAATCCTCCAATCAGAGCGATGTCATTCGCATGCTCCTACTGCACGGCGCGAACCGGTCAACCTTTGTTTCTATAAGCAACAAGAAGTGGACACCCCTCAAAATCGCCAGGTTCTGTCgagtggatgatgatgaggtcaTCCAGCTATTGAGCAACGGCGTCGACGGGCCATTAAATCCATCCCCACAGGGTGAAGAGTATGACAGCCTGAAGGGGAACCAAAGGACCGGCTACTGCGACTTTTGTCAATGGGTAAGTCAGATTAAACCCATCATTTGCACATTACAACCTGAGAATGATACGGATATTAACATGAATACCTACCCGAACACAGCGCCTCATTGGGTTGGCATACAGCTGCAAGACCTGTGA